In one window of Bifidobacterium sp. WK041_4_12 DNA:
- a CDS encoding response regulator, protein MKVAIADDDPIVCSSISTILVQLAHAAILWTANDGVGAVTCYAKQRPDVLLMDVQMPHMSGLEAATSILSNDAHAKILFLTTFADKQYIEQALAIGGRGYLIKQDVAAIVPAVQTVLSSGIVLGSEALSHLSIGTDDATQNVGNHVASRQADQSRSNPFANLTNREQRISALIAEGLDNRDIAQQLYLSEGTVRNRISDILAKLNLNNRTQLAIRWLHSQPR, encoded by the coding sequence ATGAAGGTAGCCATAGCCGACGATGATCCAATCGTCTGCTCGTCCATATCAACTATTCTGGTGCAGCTTGCTCATGCTGCAATACTATGGACCGCGAACGATGGCGTTGGAGCAGTCACATGCTATGCGAAGCAGCGTCCCGATGTGCTCCTGATGGATGTCCAGATGCCGCATATGAGCGGCTTGGAAGCCGCAACATCCATACTCAGCAATGATGCGCACGCGAAAATCCTGTTCCTGACTACCTTTGCAGACAAGCAATACATCGAGCAAGCGCTCGCAATCGGTGGACGAGGATACCTGATCAAGCAGGATGTTGCCGCGATCGTCCCCGCTGTGCAAACGGTGCTTTCCAGCGGAATAGTGCTCGGTTCCGAAGCTCTCTCGCATCTCTCGATAGGCACAGACGATGCCACGCAGAACGTTGGGAACCATGTTGCGAGCAGACAAGCCGACCAATCGCGAAGCAATCCATTTGCGAATCTCACCAACCGAGAGCAACGCATCAGTGCCCTTATCGCAGAAGGTCTTGATAACCGCGACATCGCTCAACAGCTCTACTTGAGCGAAGGCACCGTCCGTAACCGAATCAGTGACATCCTCGCCAAGCTCAACCTGAACAACCGCACCCAGCTAGCCATCCGCTGGCTCCACAGCCAGCCACGCTAG
- the nagA gene encoding N-acetylglucosamine-6-phosphate deacetylase, with protein sequence MSGKESRTEQSAELREAVMAAPQTFAITNATKIDARGIEHHFWLVSADGKIVATGSNDDDFDRAWAAVSAQSDAAQVVVDAHGAILTPGYIDIHSHGAWERSFDDGLEGIAIARAGHAIHGTTRQVLSLITNPLDVMCNNLNAVAKVCEERPDCIGAHLEGPFLALSRKGAHDPACLRDPEPQYVDRLLEASNGCIRQITIAPELPHGIEAIRRFSQAGVIPAIGHCDADYETTRRGVDAGARILTHVFNAMNGIHHRKPGPIPAILEDPRVQVELINDGFHVQNPVVKLAFALFGRRIALITDSMAATGCPDGAYTLGKLDVTVEGGHARLVSNGAIAGSTLTLEESVRRGVEELGLSAVDVVAAATEGPAHALGIDRPNAITQYPLGFLAPGYAADCIIHAEQSWKAQSVWCEGRQLA encoded by the coding sequence ATGAGCGGCAAGGAATCGAGAACGGAACAAAGCGCGGAGCTTCGCGAGGCCGTGATGGCTGCGCCACAGACCTTTGCCATCACCAATGCCACGAAAATAGACGCGCGCGGCATTGAACACCATTTCTGGCTGGTTTCAGCAGATGGAAAGATCGTTGCAACCGGTAGCAACGATGATGACTTTGACCGAGCGTGGGCTGCTGTGTCCGCACAGTCTGATGCGGCGCAAGTCGTTGTGGATGCCCACGGTGCCATCCTCACGCCGGGATACATCGACATTCATTCCCATGGTGCCTGGGAGCGTTCCTTCGATGATGGTTTGGAAGGCATCGCGATCGCGCGCGCAGGGCATGCCATACATGGCACCACGCGGCAGGTGCTCAGTCTGATCACGAATCCCTTGGACGTGATGTGCAACAATCTCAATGCCGTTGCCAAGGTCTGCGAAGAGCGCCCTGACTGCATTGGCGCGCATCTTGAGGGGCCGTTCCTTGCGCTGTCGCGCAAAGGTGCGCATGACCCGGCATGTCTGCGAGATCCAGAACCGCAGTACGTCGATCGTTTGCTGGAGGCCAGCAATGGCTGCATACGCCAGATCACGATTGCGCCTGAGCTGCCACATGGCATCGAAGCGATACGTCGATTCAGCCAGGCGGGCGTAATTCCTGCCATCGGTCACTGCGATGCCGACTATGAGACCACGCGGCGAGGAGTCGATGCAGGAGCCAGAATTCTCACCCATGTATTCAACGCCATGAACGGAATCCATCACCGCAAGCCGGGTCCGATTCCTGCCATTCTGGAAGATCCTCGCGTGCAGGTCGAACTGATCAACGACGGATTCCATGTGCAGAACCCTGTGGTGAAGCTTGCATTCGCGCTGTTCGGCAGACGCATAGCGCTTATCACCGATTCCATGGCGGCGACGGGATGCCCCGATGGTGCGTACACGTTGGGCAAGCTTGACGTCACCGTCGAGGGTGGTCATGCTCGACTTGTTTCGAACGGTGCCATAGCAGGTTCCACCCTGACGCTGGAGGAATCCGTGCGCAGAGGAGTGGAAGAGCTGGGCTTGTCTGCGGTGGATGTCGTCGCAGCTGCAACCGAAGGCCCGGCGCATGCGCTGGGAATCGACCGTCCCAATGCGATCACGCAGTATCCACTCGGCTTTCTTGCGCCAGGGTATGCGGCGGACTGCATCATTCACGCTGAACAGTCCTGGAAAGCGCAGTCAGTGTGGTGCGAAGGCCGACAATTGGCCTGA
- the glmS gene encoding glutamine--fructose-6-phosphate transaminase (isomerizing) codes for MCGIVGFAGNRTACGKPLEVCMQGLKRLEYRGYDSAGVALAAPGMDKVAWRKKAGRLGRLVEDLEKKPMPDATVAIGHTRWATNGVPSDVNAHPHMSQDGKIAVIHNGIIENASELKFNLEAEGYTFASSTDTEVAAKLLGKIANDIVEHEGKPDLFKALRRVARMLTGAFTLLAVDSRQPDIVVGARHDSPLVVGLGDGENYLGSDVAAFVAYTKHAMELGQDEAVCISGDKVIVTDFEGNVVAHPKQFTVDWDASAAEKGGWDSYMDKEIHEDPSAVSETLLGRFDAKGTLNLDEVHIDEDVFRQVDKIIVVACGTASYAGLVAKYAIEHWVRIPVEVELAHEFRYRDPILTPRTLVVAISQSGETMDTLMALRHAREQGSRVLAICNTQGSTIPRESDAVLYTHAGPEIAVASTKAFVAQIVAAYLLGLYLAQVKGTMFRDEISHIVTDLKAMPEKIQWVLDTQSDTISKTAKQMLHAHSFIFLGRHVGYPVALEGALKLKEIAYTFSEGFAAGELKHGPIALVDAGEPVVCIIPSPRGRAVLHSKMLSSIEEVKARGAFTIAVAEEGDESVANYADVTFWRPQCPTLLSPLVDVVPLQLFAMDMSVLKNNDVDKPRNLAKSVTVE; via the coding sequence ATGTGTGGAATCGTTGGATTTGCGGGAAATAGGACGGCATGTGGCAAACCCCTTGAGGTTTGCATGCAAGGGTTGAAACGACTCGAATATCGAGGATACGACTCTGCCGGCGTTGCTTTGGCGGCTCCTGGCATGGATAAGGTTGCGTGGCGCAAAAAGGCGGGTCGTTTGGGTCGGCTTGTTGAGGACTTGGAAAAGAAGCCGATGCCCGATGCCACGGTTGCCATCGGCCACACGCGCTGGGCGACCAACGGTGTTCCCAGCGATGTGAACGCGCACCCCCATATGAGCCAGGATGGCAAGATCGCCGTGATTCACAATGGCATCATCGAGAACGCTTCCGAGCTCAAGTTCAATCTTGAAGCAGAAGGCTACACATTCGCCTCAAGCACTGACACTGAAGTGGCGGCCAAGCTGCTAGGCAAAATCGCCAACGACATCGTTGAACATGAGGGCAAGCCGGATCTGTTCAAGGCTCTGCGACGCGTGGCCCGCATGCTGACCGGTGCGTTCACCTTGCTCGCCGTTGACAGCCGTCAGCCAGACATCGTCGTGGGTGCGCGCCATGATTCTCCGCTTGTCGTCGGTCTCGGCGATGGCGAGAATTATCTGGGCTCAGATGTCGCAGCATTCGTCGCTTACACCAAGCATGCGATGGAACTCGGCCAGGATGAGGCTGTCTGCATCAGTGGTGACAAGGTCATCGTGACCGACTTTGAGGGCAACGTCGTTGCGCACCCGAAGCAGTTCACGGTTGACTGGGATGCGTCCGCTGCAGAAAAGGGCGGCTGGGACTCCTACATGGATAAGGAAATCCATGAGGATCCTTCAGCCGTTTCCGAAACCCTGCTGGGTCGTTTCGACGCCAAGGGAACATTGAATCTTGATGAGGTGCATATCGATGAGGATGTCTTCCGTCAGGTTGACAAAATCATCGTCGTGGCCTGTGGCACGGCTTCCTATGCGGGTCTTGTCGCCAAATATGCCATCGAGCATTGGGTCAGGATTCCAGTCGAAGTCGAACTCGCGCATGAATTCCGTTACCGAGACCCAATTCTGACGCCGAGAACCTTAGTTGTCGCGATTTCCCAGTCGGGTGAAACCATGGACACGCTTATGGCTTTGCGCCACGCACGAGAGCAGGGTTCGCGCGTGCTTGCAATCTGCAATACGCAAGGGTCAACGATTCCGCGCGAATCCGACGCGGTGCTGTATACCCATGCGGGTCCTGAGATAGCTGTTGCCTCCACCAAGGCCTTCGTGGCTCAGATTGTCGCCGCCTATCTGCTGGGGCTGTATCTTGCACAGGTGAAGGGCACGATGTTCCGCGATGAAATCAGCCACATCGTCACCGATCTGAAGGCCATGCCAGAGAAAATTCAATGGGTGCTGGACACGCAGTCTGACACCATCAGCAAGACGGCCAAGCAGATGCTGCATGCACATTCCTTCATATTCCTTGGCCGACACGTCGGCTATCCGGTTGCGCTCGAAGGTGCGCTCAAGCTCAAGGAAATTGCCTATACCTTCAGCGAAGGCTTTGCGGCTGGGGAATTGAAGCACGGCCCCATCGCCCTGGTCGATGCCGGAGAGCCGGTGGTATGCATCATTCCGAGTCCTCGCGGTCGTGCCGTGCTCCACAGCAAGATGCTTTCTTCGATTGAAGAGGTCAAGGCACGAGGGGCGTTCACCATTGCAGTTGCAGAGGAGGGCGACGAATCGGTTGCCAACTATGCCGACGTGACTTTCTGGCGTCCACAGTGCCCGACCTTGCTCAGTCCTCTTGTTGACGTTGTTCCCTTGCAGCTCTTTGCCATGGATATGTCGGTGTTGAAGAACAATGACGTGGACAAGCCGCGCAACCTTGCAAAATCCGTGACAGTGGAGTGA
- a CDS encoding sensor histidine kinase produces the protein MNGGAMVRGAFKLVLWLLCASFGLLLHGSTLSAASIFALGASLASAALYEGLTPSRFAAAASALLAMTALVLPQLYAFVPLFAFDVASAVMMRIGIEGWEGWVSTKWKERAFTLQTLWFECLLIVCIIIPSFMLLGFHRVGGYDSLALRLGSTCLIVLSVGSGMASSCYVSLKNRILLTDDERRYLRRRMHHDALLAEDERRSAIHEATLAERTRIAREIHDGVGHMLTRGIMQAHTSRVVSMLAADTQNAKSFGDVEKTFTEAMNAVRSTVHDLDDEGNDVALQIESASKALQGLAQSPKVTLENEVKKAPAPITRCLAMTIRESLNNVVRHSSATQVGIVLRDMPALWQLVIQDNGAQHANNARYSAVHTPTQCDDMRGMGIADIEARAQEFGGSALCGPNAQGWRVFVSLPKEAWKPHDADDNAEGVEEAYAGQVHAA, from the coding sequence ATGAATGGAGGGGCCATGGTACGTGGAGCTTTCAAGCTTGTGCTGTGGCTGCTATGCGCGTCGTTTGGATTGCTGTTGCATGGCAGTACTCTCTCGGCTGCCTCAATCTTTGCTCTGGGTGCTTCCCTCGCTTCTGCAGCGCTCTATGAAGGGCTCACTCCAAGCAGATTTGCTGCGGCAGCGTCGGCACTGCTCGCGATGACGGCCTTAGTATTGCCTCAGCTGTATGCATTTGTACCATTATTCGCCTTCGACGTTGCCTCTGCCGTGATGATGCGCATAGGCATCGAGGGATGGGAGGGATGGGTTTCGACGAAGTGGAAGGAACGCGCCTTCACGCTGCAAACGCTATGGTTCGAATGCCTGTTGATTGTCTGCATCATCATACCTAGCTTCATGCTGCTTGGTTTTCATCGTGTGGGCGGCTATGATTCGCTTGCCCTTAGGCTTGGAAGTACTTGTTTGATCGTGTTGAGTGTGGGTTCGGGCATGGCATCAAGCTGTTATGTGAGCCTGAAAAATCGCATCCTCCTTACCGACGATGAACGAAGATATTTGCGAAGGCGTATGCATCATGATGCTCTTCTTGCGGAGGATGAACGCAGAAGTGCAATTCATGAGGCCACGCTTGCCGAGCGGACCAGAATTGCCCGTGAGATTCATGACGGAGTCGGGCACATGCTGACCAGAGGCATCATGCAGGCACACACGTCCAGAGTGGTATCGATGCTCGCAGCAGACACGCAGAACGCCAAAAGCTTCGGAGATGTCGAAAAGACGTTCACCGAAGCCATGAATGCGGTGAGAAGTACCGTGCATGATTTGGACGATGAAGGCAATGATGTGGCATTGCAGATCGAATCTGCATCCAAAGCCTTGCAAGGACTGGCACAAAGTCCCAAGGTCACCTTGGAAAACGAAGTCAAGAAGGCACCAGCCCCCATCACACGCTGTCTGGCGATGACCATCCGCGAATCATTGAACAATGTGGTTCGTCATAGTTCGGCAACTCAGGTTGGCATTGTTCTTCGAGATATGCCGGCGCTGTGGCAGCTTGTGATACAGGATAATGGGGCGCAACACGCAAATAATGCCAGGTATTCGGCTGTGCATACTCCAACACAGTGTGATGATATGCGCGGAATGGGGATTGCCGATATTGAAGCGCGCGCTCAGGAATTTGGCGGCAGTGCGCTATGCGGTCCCAATGCGCAAGGTTGGAGAGTGTTCGTATCGTTGCCGAAAGAAGCTTGGAAGCCGCACGACGCTGATGACAATGCCGAAGGTGTAGAAGAAGCTTATGCAGGGCAAGTTCACGCAGCATAA
- a CDS encoding ATP-binding cassette domain-containing protein, producing the protein MDIHTNVTEQAHATSEAICVENLVKHYGTMLALDDFNLHVHQGEIFGLLGPNGSGKTTAINCILALLSHESGTVSVLGRPMTPTSYDLKRKIGMIPQNVAVFNELTVRENINFFCSLFIPKNKDRKQLVDDAIAFVGLQEFSSYRPGKLSGGLLRRLNIACGIVHKPELILFDEPTVAVDPQSRNAILEGIQHLRDEGATILYTSHYMEEIEQICTRIMIMDHGRQIAQGTANQLKDMIDMGERITVETLDLDAQTLNTMQALPFVTQADFDGKELKIACRHGNRNLADILDILHTSGTNFGHLSSQPPTLNDVFLELTGKALRD; encoded by the coding sequence ATGGACATACATACGAACGTAACCGAGCAAGCACACGCCACCAGCGAGGCGATATGCGTAGAGAATCTTGTCAAGCACTATGGCACGATGCTCGCGCTTGACGATTTCAACCTTCATGTTCACCAAGGCGAAATATTCGGACTGCTCGGACCGAATGGTTCCGGGAAAACCACGGCAATAAACTGCATTCTTGCACTGCTCAGCCATGAATCGGGAACCGTAAGCGTGCTTGGCAGACCAATGACCCCAACATCGTACGATTTGAAACGAAAAATCGGCATGATTCCTCAAAATGTCGCCGTGTTTAACGAGCTTACCGTACGAGAGAACATCAACTTTTTCTGCTCACTCTTCATTCCGAAGAACAAGGATCGGAAGCAACTCGTCGACGATGCCATCGCATTCGTCGGGTTGCAGGAATTCAGCAGTTATCGCCCAGGCAAACTATCTGGGGGTCTGCTCAGAAGACTCAACATCGCCTGCGGCATCGTGCATAAGCCAGAACTGATTCTGTTCGACGAACCCACCGTTGCCGTTGACCCGCAGAGCCGCAACGCCATACTCGAAGGCATTCAGCACTTGCGCGATGAAGGTGCGACGATTCTCTATACCAGCCATTACATGGAAGAGATTGAACAGATCTGCACGCGAATCATGATCATGGATCATGGCCGACAGATTGCCCAGGGAACAGCAAACCAGCTCAAAGACATGATTGACATGGGTGAACGCATCACGGTTGAAACACTCGATCTTGACGCGCAGACTCTGAACACCATGCAAGCGCTGCCCTTCGTGACACAGGCCGACTTCGACGGCAAGGAACTCAAGATCGCTTGCAGACACGGCAATCGCAATCTTGCCGACATCCTCGATATCCTCCACACGTCCGGCACCAACTTCGGCCATCTGAGTTCGCAGCCGCCGACGTTGAACGACGTGTTCCTGGAATTGACCGGCAAGGCGTTACGAGACTGA
- the nagB gene encoding glucosamine-6-phosphate deaminase: MTEVIIVKNQDDAGSIYAQRVAQLIGSKPDCVLGLATGSSPLAAYRQLAALVASDSIDVSKVRGFALDEYAGLDPNHPQSYKSTINRTVVEPLGLDPEKIHVPNGNLSTIAEAGHAYDKAIEEARGVDIQILGIGTDGHIGFNEPGSSLASGTRIKTLTEQTRIDNARFFDDDINQVPTHCITQGIGTILKARHLILLAFGSGKAEAIAETVEGGISSFCPASALQLHPHATVIVDEAAASRLRNKDYYKYSFEHKPAWQGI; this comes from the coding sequence ATGACTGAAGTCATTATCGTCAAGAATCAGGATGATGCGGGGAGCATCTATGCGCAGAGGGTTGCGCAGCTGATTGGCAGCAAGCCGGACTGTGTGCTGGGACTGGCGACAGGGTCAAGTCCGTTGGCTGCCTATCGTCAGCTGGCTGCGCTTGTTGCAAGCGATTCGATTGACGTTTCGAAGGTGCGTGGCTTCGCGCTCGATGAGTATGCCGGACTTGATCCGAACCATCCACAATCGTATAAGAGCACGATCAACCGTACCGTGGTTGAGCCCTTGGGCTTGGATCCTGAGAAGATTCACGTGCCCAATGGCAATCTTTCCACAATCGCAGAAGCTGGGCACGCCTATGACAAGGCCATCGAAGAAGCTCGCGGGGTGGATATTCAGATTCTTGGCATAGGCACTGATGGACATATCGGCTTCAATGAGCCAGGTTCGTCACTTGCATCAGGCACGCGCATCAAGACTCTGACGGAACAGACACGCATCGATAATGCACGATTCTTCGACGATGACATCAATCAGGTTCCCACACACTGCATCACCCAGGGAATCGGTACGATTCTGAAGGCACGGCATCTGATTCTTCTGGCATTCGGCTCTGGAAAGGCAGAGGCCATTGCCGAGACGGTGGAAGGTGGCATCTCGTCGTTCTGCCCTGCATCCGCACTCCAGCTGCATCCACATGCAACGGTGATCGTTGACGAGGCGGCAGCTTCTCGCCTACGCAACAAGGACTATTACAAGTATTCGTTCGAACATAAGCCCGCATGGCAGGGCATCTGA
- a CDS encoding ABC transporter permease, translated as MQTFKTALRIIWAHKLYMLLYVLTFGALMLALGISSIIAAGNDANASSTGSSGTTAPSAQNAASKLPKANIAIINRDSGNLAQGLHEYLGSGATMVTLQDTPQRLQDAIARNDVDLIVIIPKGFSERFDKAAISSHNGQSNNLSASNGSSQSSPSAMPLADTTVSYLSSEGVLAKTDVNGFFSELRSVLASGVQPDLSSAVRYVVRQSKVSSLSPTVKVVKEAADTGKSMANSFGLTIKLSIYPVFMAMTTCISLLIGVFNAPETRRRLNASSVRSYELSAQQLLGGMSFGLLCWALYYSIALLAIMPFNHGFSAISVLAITKVGISQLVCTLTSMAFGFMIGQFRASPTVASAIAVSFGLILMFTSGAAFDPAVMPQAMVTLGKLLPGWWFTTSINDALGLATFQTPHPSMFGWLQSMGLVALFGCVFVCVGLAGGRYRSAHAEFGMANRVTELTEH; from the coding sequence ATGCAAACCTTTAAAACAGCGTTACGCATCATCTGGGCACACAAGCTGTATATGCTCCTTTATGTGCTGACTTTCGGCGCGCTGATGTTGGCTCTCGGAATTTCCAGCATCATCGCGGCGGGCAATGATGCGAATGCTTCATCGACTGGGTCTTCTGGCACCACCGCACCATCTGCTCAGAATGCCGCTTCCAAACTGCCCAAAGCCAATATTGCGATCATCAATCGTGATTCTGGCAATCTGGCTCAGGGATTGCACGAGTATCTTGGCTCAGGCGCCACCATGGTGACGCTTCAGGATACACCGCAACGCTTGCAGGATGCCATAGCGCGCAATGATGTTGACCTGATCGTGATTATTCCGAAGGGCTTTTCTGAACGTTTCGATAAGGCCGCAATCTCATCGCATAATGGACAATCAAACAATCTCTCAGCAAGCAACGGTTCATCGCAGAGTTCACCATCTGCCATGCCGCTTGCTGACACCACGGTGAGCTACCTTTCGAGCGAGGGAGTGTTGGCAAAAACCGATGTGAATGGTTTTTTCTCAGAGCTCAGATCCGTTCTGGCTTCAGGGGTGCAGCCTGACCTGTCGAGCGCAGTACGCTATGTCGTCAGGCAGTCGAAAGTCTCCAGCCTTTCACCCACTGTCAAGGTAGTGAAAGAAGCCGCAGACACGGGCAAATCAATGGCCAACAGCTTCGGTCTGACCATCAAGCTATCGATCTACCCCGTTTTCATGGCAATGACCACATGCATTTCCCTCTTAATCGGGGTGTTCAATGCACCTGAGACAAGACGTCGCCTCAATGCATCATCCGTTCGATCATATGAGCTGAGTGCACAACAGTTGCTTGGCGGCATGAGCTTCGGGCTGCTTTGCTGGGCGCTGTATTATTCGATAGCGTTGTTGGCAATCATGCCTTTTAACCACGGTTTTTCTGCAATCAGTGTGCTCGCAATAACCAAAGTAGGTATCTCTCAACTAGTCTGCACACTGACTTCGATGGCGTTTGGCTTCATGATCGGACAATTCAGAGCTTCCCCCACCGTTGCCAGTGCAATCGCCGTATCCTTTGGTTTGATTCTGATGTTCACTTCGGGTGCCGCCTTTGATCCGGCGGTAATGCCCCAGGCCATGGTCACCTTGGGAAAGCTTCTGCCTGGGTGGTGGTTCACTACTTCCATTAACGATGCTCTCGGCCTGGCAACGTTCCAGACTCCCCATCCAAGCATGTTCGGATGGTTGCAAAGCATGGGCTTGGTTGCGCTGTTTGGTTGCGTCTTCGTGTGTGTAGGGCTTGCAGGGGGCAGATATCGCAGCGCTCATGCGGAATTCGGCATGGCCAATCGCGTCACCGAACTCACCGAGCACTAA
- a CDS encoding ABC transporter permease, whose amino-acid sequence MWTTFLTTIKVNLREKSNLLWLFIFPILLASLFWGMFSGLTNSHIQAQNFAVVHDSNWESVAGADSLVTALAGKNTNGTKLIHPTTVSSVSVAKKRVQTKHDNGYLFVNDQGSFSLAISDDLYTEVTDPLSSSTAGITISSLRSIITQFNHSQATLKALAATHPAASMQERMESQNQARAQIERYVTASAASATLKYTRNHSLTHFAPDQFARYYYALLGMVSMMSMSFAIVSITTAQANLSYVGARRSIAPLPKWRQFIAILLASWLTSFLSLVLSFCYIRFVCNIAVGGREPLAIVALLIASFTATTFGLLIGTIPRLSRGAKSGISTAIACFGALFAGLYGSLAMNLSDYISRNLPKLDLFNPVKQVSNLFYDLLYYDSLQPFMTTIGILLITAAICMTLAISLMRRRSYANL is encoded by the coding sequence ATGTGGACCACATTCCTGACCACGATCAAGGTGAATCTTCGCGAAAAAAGCAACCTACTCTGGCTGTTCATATTCCCCATTCTCCTGGCAAGCCTGTTCTGGGGCATGTTCAGCGGACTGACGAACAGCCATATCCAAGCCCAGAATTTCGCCGTCGTGCATGACTCGAACTGGGAAAGCGTTGCAGGTGCAGATTCGCTGGTCACTGCGCTCGCTGGCAAGAACACCAACGGCACGAAGCTGATACACCCAACAACCGTTTCATCAGTTTCTGTCGCGAAAAAACGCGTGCAGACCAAGCATGACAACGGCTATCTATTCGTCAATGACCAAGGAAGCTTCAGCCTCGCCATCTCCGACGACTTATACACCGAAGTCACGGACCCCTTGTCATCATCAACGGCAGGCATAACCATCAGCTCATTGAGGAGCATCATCACCCAGTTCAATCACAGTCAGGCAACTCTCAAAGCTCTGGCAGCGACTCACCCTGCAGCGAGCATGCAGGAACGCATGGAATCGCAGAACCAAGCACGCGCACAGATTGAACGCTATGTTACAGCGAGCGCCGCGAGCGCAACCCTGAAATATACGCGCAACCATTCGCTCACTCACTTCGCCCCTGATCAGTTTGCACGATACTATTACGCGTTACTGGGCATGGTTTCCATGATGTCGATGAGCTTTGCCATCGTCTCCATAACCACCGCGCAAGCAAATCTGTCATATGTGGGGGCACGCCGCTCGATTGCGCCGCTGCCCAAATGGCGACAGTTCATTGCCATTCTGCTCGCCAGTTGGCTGACTTCTTTCTTAAGTCTCGTGCTGTCATTCTGCTATATCCGATTCGTGTGCAATATTGCGGTAGGAGGTCGAGAACCGCTCGCCATCGTCGCCTTGCTGATAGCAAGCTTCACCGCAACCACATTCGGACTGCTGATCGGTACAATTCCTCGACTCTCACGGGGTGCGAAAAGTGGCATCAGCACTGCCATTGCATGTTTTGGAGCCCTGTTTGCAGGATTGTATGGATCCTTGGCGATGAACTTAAGCGATTACATAAGCCGCAATCTTCCCAAACTTGATCTGTTCAACCCGGTAAAGCAGGTTTCGAACCTGTTCTATGACCTGCTCTATTACGACAGTCTGCAACCATTCATGACCACTATAGGAATTCTGCTGATAACCGCAGCCATATGCATGACGTTGGCAATCAGTCTCATGAGGAGGCGCAGCTATGCAAACCTTTAA
- a CDS encoding pseudouridine synthase yields MVNEPAIPFSMRILYADNAIIVVDKPHFLPTTPRGMWYRSTALMRLREQFCDDRIVPAHRLDRATAGVVLFVRDPSLRGAYQMLFQNRQVHKRYECIAPAAIVRRPQYGVTRSLNPPAVFPILRESRITKRRGKLQAFESIGAANSSTLISVSHDQGPVLETHESGCISRRQHHPGLPRLLWRVYSLQPRSGKTHQLRVHMNSIGLPILGDDLYPEIRMKATPPTEGESAGASPEDFAHPLQLVARDLEFMDPVTARPRRFVSQIPLELPRTGHM; encoded by the coding sequence ATCGTCAATGAACCCGCGATACCGTTTTCCATGAGGATTCTCTACGCCGACAATGCGATCATCGTCGTGGACAAGCCACATTTTCTACCTACGACGCCACGGGGCATGTGGTACCGTTCCACAGCCTTGATGCGTCTGCGCGAACAGTTCTGCGATGATCGGATCGTTCCTGCGCACCGACTTGACAGGGCAACGGCTGGCGTCGTGCTGTTCGTTCGCGATCCGAGCCTTCGCGGTGCATACCAGATGCTGTTTCAGAACCGTCAGGTCCACAAAAGATATGAATGCATCGCACCAGCCGCCATCGTCAGGCGCCCACAGTACGGGGTGACGAGGTCATTGAATCCTCCTGCCGTTTTCCCCATCCTGCGTGAATCGAGGATAACCAAGCGTCGCGGCAAACTGCAGGCCTTCGAATCGATTGGTGCGGCCAACAGTTCAACGCTTATCTCGGTATCGCACGATCAGGGTCCGGTGCTCGAAACGCATGAATCTGGATGTATCTCTCGGAGGCAGCATCATCCGGGATTGCCAAGATTGCTCTGGCGCGTGTATTCACTTCAGCCTCGCTCAGGCAAGACGCACCAGCTTCGCGTGCATATGAATTCGATAGGATTGCCGATCCTTGGCGACGACTTGTACCCTGAGATTCGCATGAAAGCAACCCCACCAACCGAAGGTGAGAGCGCAGGTGCTAGCCCCGAAGACTTTGCGCACCCTTTGCAGCTTGTGGCTCGAGATCTCGAATTCATGGATCCCGTCACTGCAAGGCCGCGACGATTCGTGTCGCAGATTCCTCTTGAGCTGCCTCGAACTGGACATATGTGA